In the Halodesulfovibrio sp. genome, one interval contains:
- a CDS encoding branched-chain amino acid ABC transporter substrate-binding protein, with product MKFSGLVKSIITGLAVTALCVPAFAADTIKLGVAGAHSGDLASYGLPTVNAAKVVVEKINAAGGVNGKQVELLIQDDQCKPEQATNVATKLVSDGADIVLGHICSGATKAALPIYTEGKLIAMSPSATNPMLTQSGDYPTFFRTIASDDMQARLGVDFAIEKLGAKKIAVLHDKGDYGKGYAEFARKFIEEGGKAEVVMFEGVTPGAPDYSAVVQKIRRNKADTVIYGGYHPEASKLVTQMRKKRIKANFVSDDGVKDDTFIKVAGKNAEGVYASGPIDVSNLPMYKEAIAAHVKMFGTEPGAFYPAAYAATVAMLTAIERADSTDYDAVTAKLRSEFVDTPVGKIKFNEKGDAEGVGFSMYQVQNGKYVELK from the coding sequence ATGAAATTTTCTGGTCTGGTTAAGTCCATCATAACCGGTCTCGCCGTTACAGCATTGTGTGTCCCTGCATTTGCCGCAGACACAATCAAACTCGGCGTAGCTGGTGCCCACAGTGGCGACCTTGCTTCCTATGGTTTGCCTACTGTTAATGCAGCAAAAGTTGTTGTTGAAAAAATCAATGCCGCCGGTGGCGTAAATGGTAAACAAGTTGAACTGCTCATTCAGGATGACCAGTGCAAACCTGAACAAGCTACAAACGTAGCAACCAAACTTGTTTCTGACGGCGCAGACATTGTTCTCGGTCATATCTGCTCAGGTGCCACGAAAGCAGCATTGCCTATCTACACAGAAGGCAAACTTATCGCCATGTCACCAAGTGCTACCAACCCTATGCTTACCCAGTCCGGTGACTACCCTACATTCTTCCGCACCATCGCATCTGACGATATGCAGGCTCGTCTCGGTGTTGATTTTGCCATCGAAAAGCTTGGTGCGAAAAAAATTGCCGTACTTCACGATAAGGGTGACTACGGCAAAGGCTATGCAGAATTTGCACGCAAATTTATTGAAGAAGGCGGCAAAGCCGAAGTTGTTATGTTTGAAGGCGTAACACCTGGTGCTCCTGACTACTCAGCAGTAGTACAAAAAATCCGTCGCAACAAAGCAGATACCGTTATTTACGGCGGCTACCATCCGGAAGCTTCCAAGCTCGTCACACAGATGCGCAAAAAACGTATTAAAGCAAACTTCGTTTCTGATGACGGCGTAAAAGACGATACATTTATCAAAGTGGCTGGCAAAAATGCAGAAGGCGTATACGCTTCCGGCCCTATCGATGTATCTAATCTGCCAATGTACAAAGAAGCCATCGCGGCACACGTAAAAATGTTCGGAACCGAGCCGGGCGCATTCTACCCGGCAGCATACGCAGCAACAGTAGCAATGCTCACAGCAATTGAACGTGCAGATTCCACTGACTACGATGCAGTTACAGCTAAGCTTCGCAGCGAATTTGTTGATACTCCTGTAGGTAAAATCAAGTTCAACGAAAAAGGCGATGCAGAAGGCGTTGGTTTCTCCATGTATCAAGTTCAGAACGGTAAATACGTAGAACTCAAATAA
- a CDS encoding branched-chain amino acid ABC transporter permease LivH (LivHMGF is the membrane component of the LIV-I/LS branched-chain amino acid transporter) encodes MDWEFFIELGLGGLTRGSIYALIAIGYTMVYGIIELINFAHGEIYMLGAFTGLIVAGVMGVYGFPAVAILLMAIVIAVLYCAAYGYTMEKVAYKPLRGAARLSPLISAIGMSLFLQNYIILAQTSDFLPFPTLIPDFEFMEPIAHIFGSTDLVIVVASAISMAALTVFIKFTKMGKAMRATAQNRKMAMLLGINADRIISTTFIIGSSLAALGGVLISTHSGQLNFMIGFIAGVKAFTAAVLGGIGSIPGAMLGGLFLGLTESYAAGYISSDYEDVFAFSLLVIFLIFRPSGILGKAPVEKV; translated from the coding sequence ATGGATTGGGAATTTTTCATCGAATTGGGTCTTGGCGGATTAACGCGCGGGAGTATCTACGCTCTCATCGCTATCGGCTATACGATGGTATACGGTATTATTGAGCTTATTAACTTCGCACATGGCGAAATTTATATGCTCGGTGCATTTACCGGTCTTATCGTTGCCGGAGTTATGGGTGTGTACGGATTTCCTGCTGTTGCAATCCTGCTTATGGCAATAGTTATTGCCGTACTGTACTGTGCTGCCTACGGGTACACTATGGAAAAAGTGGCATACAAGCCGCTTAGAGGCGCTGCTCGCCTCTCTCCACTTATTTCTGCTATCGGTATGTCACTCTTTCTCCAGAACTACATTATTCTGGCGCAAACGTCCGACTTTTTACCGTTTCCAACGCTGATTCCAGACTTTGAATTTATGGAGCCGATTGCACACATTTTCGGCTCTACAGATTTAGTCATTGTTGTAGCCAGTGCAATTTCCATGGCTGCACTTACCGTGTTCATTAAATTTACCAAAATGGGCAAAGCCATGCGTGCTACCGCCCAGAACCGTAAAATGGCAATGCTCCTCGGCATTAACGCCGACAGGATTATTTCTACAACCTTCATCATTGGCTCTTCACTGGCTGCTCTCGGTGGTGTGCTTATTTCAACGCACTCAGGTCAGCTCAACTTTATGATCGGTTTTATTGCCGGTGTAAAAGCATTTACGGCTGCGGTTCTCGGCGGCATCGGCTCCATTCCCGGCGCCATGCTCGGCGGACTCTTCCTCGGACTGACAGAAAGCTATGCAGCAGGATACATTTCCAGTGACTACGAAGACGTGTTCGCCTTCTCCTTGCTGGTTATCTTCCTCATTTTCCGTCCATCCGGTATTCTGGGTAAAGCCCCTGTGGAAAAGGTATAA
- a CDS encoding branched-chain amino acid ABC transporter permease, producing MQGLKQSIITSLWFMFLTFPIMVVRVNTIENTVEWRWMNLAYVGVAIFVLSYVWRWALARKEAKQFETEPATKPKKQLWISRALEEPAVARPALAAVFALSIAMPLLVSTYQTNIFISFLLYVILGLGLNIIVGVAGLLFLGHAAFYAIGAYSYALLNHYFGIGFWIALPLGGLFACLGGIMLAFPVLRLRGDYLAIVTLGFGEIIRLVLENWSDLTGGPSGISNIDRPGLFGMELSVADANIYIYYIVLALAIITMIAVQRLKNSRIGRALQALREDEIACQAMGIDRVNVKLMAFGLGTAWAGFAGVIFAAKTTFINPASFTFMESAIILSIVVLGGMGSNLGVILGSAFLVLMPEYLRAFSEYRMILFAAAMVLMMVFRPQGLIAPKGRKYHVDDPDLAKEGGA from the coding sequence ATGCAAGGACTGAAACAATCCATAATTACCAGTTTGTGGTTCATGTTCCTTACATTTCCTATCATGGTTGTTCGAGTAAATACCATTGAGAACACCGTTGAATGGAGATGGATGAACCTTGCCTACGTCGGCGTTGCTATATTCGTATTGTCATACGTATGGCGCTGGGCTTTGGCTCGTAAGGAAGCAAAACAATTTGAAACTGAACCTGCAACAAAACCGAAAAAACAACTTTGGATATCCCGTGCTCTTGAAGAACCGGCAGTTGCACGCCCTGCTCTTGCAGCGGTGTTTGCATTAAGCATCGCTATGCCGTTACTCGTAAGCACCTACCAGACGAACATTTTCATTTCATTTTTGTTGTATGTTATTCTCGGTCTCGGCTTGAATATTATCGTAGGCGTAGCGGGTCTTCTTTTCTTGGGACACGCAGCGTTCTATGCAATCGGAGCGTACAGTTACGCCCTGCTCAACCATTATTTCGGAATTGGCTTCTGGATAGCCCTGCCTCTCGGCGGCTTATTCGCCTGTCTTGGCGGCATTATGCTCGCCTTCCCTGTGCTTCGTTTGCGTGGTGACTACCTTGCAATTGTTACACTCGGTTTCGGCGAGATCATCCGGCTTGTTCTGGAAAACTGGAGTGACTTAACAGGCGGCCCTTCCGGTATTTCCAATATCGACAGACCGGGTCTGTTCGGCATGGAGCTTTCCGTAGCGGACGCTAATATCTACATTTACTACATCGTTCTTGCTCTCGCCATCATTACGATGATTGCAGTGCAGCGACTGAAAAACTCACGTATCGGTCGTGCATTACAGGCACTACGTGAAGATGAAATCGCCTGTCAGGCAATGGGCATTGATCGAGTAAACGTAAAACTTATGGCATTCGGGCTGGGTACGGCATGGGCTGGTTTTGCAGGTGTAATTTTTGCTGCAAAAACAACCTTTATCAACCCTGCCAGCTTCACCTTTATGGAATCGGCAATCATCTTATCCATCGTAGTACTTGGTGGCATGGGATCAAACCTTGGTGTAATCCTCGGCTCTGCTTTCCTCGTACTTATGCCGGAATATCTGCGTGCATTCTCCGAATACCGCATGATTCTGTTTGCGGCTGCTATGGTGCTCATGATGGTATTCCGTCCACAAGGACTTATTGCTCCAAAGGGACGTAAATACCATGTAGATGACCCCGATCTTGCAAAAGAAGGAGGAGCGTAA
- a CDS encoding ABC transporter ATP-binding protein, giving the protein MSTVLNVSSLSKSFGGLRALNDVDLTVDSGEIVALIGPNGAGKTTFFNCITGIYEPTDGDVFFTPLGDTERRVNGIKPNKVTELGMARTFQNIRLFKNMTVLENVMVARHCRTKAGILDALLRPPHVKREEKENIEKSYELLKYIGLHQHYNDLACNLPYGDQRRLEIARAMATEPSLLLLDEPAAGMNPQETASLKQLVLDIRDKFNLAILLIEHDMSMVMSLSERIYVMEYGCLISQGTPEEISKDPQVIKAYLGEESHA; this is encoded by the coding sequence ATGTCTACAGTACTCAACGTAAGTTCGCTCTCCAAAAGTTTTGGTGGTCTGCGCGCCCTTAACGATGTTGACCTTACGGTGGACAGCGGGGAAATCGTAGCACTTATTGGTCCAAACGGAGCCGGTAAAACAACATTCTTTAACTGCATTACAGGCATTTATGAACCGACTGACGGCGATGTGTTCTTTACACCTCTTGGAGATACTGAACGCCGCGTCAACGGCATTAAGCCCAACAAAGTTACTGAACTTGGTATGGCACGAACCTTCCAGAATATTCGCCTTTTCAAAAATATGACTGTTCTGGAAAACGTTATGGTTGCCCGCCACTGCCGAACCAAAGCCGGAATTCTTGATGCGTTGCTGCGCCCGCCGCATGTAAAACGTGAAGAAAAAGAAAATATTGAGAAAAGTTACGAGCTGCTCAAATACATAGGTCTTCATCAGCACTACAACGATCTTGCCTGCAACTTGCCGTACGGCGATCAACGCAGGTTGGAAATTGCCCGTGCTATGGCAACAGAACCTTCTCTGCTGTTGCTTGATGAACCTGCAGCGGGCATGAACCCGCAAGAGACAGCATCACTCAAGCAACTGGTGCTTGATATCCGCGACAAGTTCAATCTTGCCATTCTGCTTATTGAACATGACATGAGCATGGTTATGAGTCTGTCCGAACGCATCTACGTTATGGAGTACGGATGTCTCATTTCTCAGGGTACTCCTGAAGAGATCAGCAAAGATCCGCAGGTTATCAAAGCGTACCTCGGGGAGGAAAGCCATGCTTAA
- a CDS encoding glutamine--tRNA ligase/YqeY domain fusion protein — protein sequence MSKAPVATEENNEGTSLDFIRTIIAEDCESGKYDGRVHTRFPPEPNGYLHLGHAKSICLNFGIAQEHEGGICNLRFDDTNPLKEEDEYVRSIQEDVTWLGFDWGEKPFYTSDYFEVLFGHAVKLIEMGKAYVDHSTPEAIREMRGTLTEPGTESPYRTRSVEENLDLFNRMRNGEFADGECVLRAKIDMASPNMIMRDPALYRIRRATHHRTGDAWCIYPMYDFAHCLSDSQEHITHSICTLEFENNRELYDWLLETLGVYRPQQIEFARLNLTHTVLSKRKLIQLVEEGHVRGWDDPRMPTISGLRRRGCPPEAIREFCSRIGVAKADSMVDAAMLEFCMREKLNAVAPRLMGVVDPVKVVITNYPEDQVDEFEMPLHPELEEYGKRTVPFSRELYIERADFREEAPRKFFRLTVGKEVRLRYAYYITCTDVVKDENGEITEIHCTYDPETKGGWSEDGRKVKGTLHWVSVKHAVPAEVRLYEPLFEKENPNKVEEGKTFIDYINPDSEKIITAYLEPRLAECKAGERVQFERLGYYCADLDTTTEKPVFNRTATLRDSWKRVERNQK from the coding sequence ATGAGTAAGGCTCCTGTAGCGACTGAAGAGAACAACGAAGGAACCAGTCTGGATTTTATCCGCACTATTATTGCTGAAGATTGCGAAAGCGGTAAGTACGATGGACGTGTACATACCCGTTTTCCACCGGAGCCGAACGGCTATCTGCATCTTGGGCATGCAAAATCCATTTGCTTGAACTTTGGCATTGCGCAAGAGCACGAAGGCGGCATTTGCAACCTTCGTTTTGACGACACAAACCCGTTGAAAGAGGAAGACGAATACGTTCGTTCCATTCAGGAAGATGTTACATGGCTCGGTTTTGATTGGGGCGAAAAGCCATTTTATACTTCTGACTATTTTGAAGTGCTCTTTGGTCACGCTGTAAAGCTGATCGAAATGGGCAAAGCGTATGTGGATCATTCCACACCGGAAGCTATCCGTGAAATGCGTGGAACCCTTACTGAGCCAGGTACAGAAAGCCCTTACCGCACCCGTAGCGTTGAAGAAAACCTTGATTTGTTCAATCGGATGCGTAACGGCGAATTTGCAGACGGTGAATGCGTACTGCGTGCCAAAATTGACATGGCATCACCGAACATGATTATGCGCGACCCTGCATTGTACCGTATCCGCAGAGCAACGCACCATCGAACAGGTGATGCGTGGTGCATTTACCCGATGTACGACTTTGCACATTGCCTTTCTGATTCTCAGGAACATATTACGCATTCAATTTGTACTCTTGAGTTTGAAAACAACCGTGAGCTGTATGACTGGTTGCTTGAGACTCTTGGTGTGTACCGCCCGCAGCAGATTGAGTTCGCACGCCTTAATCTTACGCACACTGTTCTTTCCAAGCGCAAGCTTATCCAGCTTGTAGAAGAAGGACATGTGCGTGGTTGGGATGATCCTCGCATGCCGACCATTTCCGGTCTGCGTCGTCGTGGTTGTCCACCGGAAGCTATTCGCGAATTTTGTTCCCGTATCGGCGTAGCAAAAGCAGATTCTATGGTTGATGCTGCGATGCTCGAATTCTGCATGCGTGAAAAACTTAATGCTGTAGCACCACGCTTGATGGGTGTTGTTGATCCGGTAAAAGTGGTTATCACAAACTACCCGGAAGATCAGGTTGATGAGTTTGAAATGCCGCTGCATCCAGAGCTTGAAGAGTACGGCAAGCGTACCGTTCCTTTCTCTCGTGAGTTATATATCGAACGTGCAGATTTCCGAGAAGAAGCACCTCGAAAATTCTTCCGCCTTACTGTAGGTAAAGAAGTTCGTCTGCGCTACGCATACTACATTACGTGTACTGATGTTGTGAAAGATGAGAACGGTGAAATTACTGAAATCCATTGTACCTACGATCCTGAAACAAAGGGTGGCTGGTCTGAAGACGGACGTAAAGTAAAAGGCACCTTGCACTGGGTTTCTGTAAAGCATGCAGTTCCTGCCGAAGTGCGTTTGTACGAACCGCTTTTTGAGAAAGAGAATCCAAATAAGGTCGAGGAAGGAAAGACTTTTATCGACTACATTAATCCTGATTCTGAAAAAATTATCACCGCATACCTTGAGCCGCGTTTGGCTGAATGCAAAGCTGGTGAGCGCGTACAGTTTGAACGTCTTGGCTACTATTGTGCAGATCTTGATACGACTACTGAAAAGCCTGTGTTTAACCGTACAGCAACATTGCGTGACAGCTGGAAGCGTGTAGAGCGCAACCAGAAATAA